The window AAGtaattctttgcaaaaatttgagttttgtatTTAAAAACATGAAGATATAATTACAAACTTGTAAGGGAATAATACCTGTATTGCATTGGCATCTGATGCTGGCACAGCCTTTGAGTCTTTGGAACTCCCACCTTTCCCACCAGCTGCTTTTCGCCTGGTTCAGACGAGAATAATTTTCAAGCGCGAGTAAAAACAAGACTGAtcttgactcaaaacacacatACACATCTCTTTCCATTAATTAGGTGGACTCTTGTTTGAATGTGTGGTGCCAGATTAACATCTTGGCAACATAACATGTGAAATATCTAGCAAGAGAACATTATTCTCTCTGTATATAGATACTCTTTAATGGTATGAGTAAAGAGATTTCGTAACCAACGCCTGCACAAGGACCTGAAAATTAGTTAATACAATTTGGAAATAGCTCACCTTCTAGCTTCCTCGTCTCGGAGCTTGGCATCAAACTCTTTGCTCGGTGGGTACTTGGGCAAACTTGATGGATCACAGGGAAGAGGCAAAGATGTGAAGAACtgggaaacaaaaataaataaaaatagatcaGAAGTAAGATCTAATTTCCAAAATTGTTTCCAATTGACAAGATCACAAAATCCAACGGAAATAGGCAGCATGGTTTccaaaagcaaagaaaaccCGTGATTACCTCACTCTGAAGGGCAGAAGAAGCTGTTCCCCGACCTTCAGGTTCTACATCTAGAAGAACCTCTAACAGGGCCAATGCGGATCGAGGGAAGTCCTTGAATGTCTCAGCAACGCATCGCTTGTAGGGATGTGCTGGTTTAAAAATAGTTGCATGTGGCAATTTTGATCTCTTCCAGTATTCTTCAGAAGGTGAACCACAAAGTTTGAATATCTTATGTAGTTGCTCCaccttcaaaaaaaataaacaatgagATCTCATCACAATCAAATAGCCATTGGTATAGTTGCTAGATTCATGTTAGAGCACAAGGGCTTAACCATACAATATGACATTCATTAGAATCTGGTTACATAATACGTTCGAATCAGCCAAACATCAAGCTCATGCTCTTGAACGACTAGAGTTGCATCTCAGAGTAGTTCAAATTCTTCATGCTTACATTCTAAGTTACAGCGCATATATTTATCAAATGATGGtgggaagaaacaaaaaaagaacaatGCAGTTGTGGCCTATTTCGGACCATTATGGAAAAACCAGTTATCAAACACGTAAGCAAGACTTTGTGTTTATATTCCCCTCTCATACCGATAACACATTCACACACAAAGATACTAAATTCAAAGTTTGCTGTTGGGAGTTTAAGATGACTGAatatctagttttttttttccacatctAATACATGTAAAGCAAGCGGACATAAATATAAATACGTTTATAGTTTTAGGTGTATATATCATGAAGAAGCTGGGAAAAATACCTCTGTTCTTCCTGGCATGATAGGCTTCCCAGCAAATAATTCTGCAAGAATACAACCAGCACTCCACAAATCCACAGCAACCCCATAGTCCGTAGAGCCAAGCAGAAGTTCAGGTGGTCGGTACCACAAGGTTACTACCCGACTTGTCAGGGGCTGCTTTTGGCGGGGTCGGTAGAAGGTTGCTAGCCCAAAGTCAGCAATCTTGAGGTTGCCATAATGGTCGATCAAAAGATTTGATCCCTTGATGTCACGGTGCAAGATACCATGACTGTAACAATGCTCAAGTCCACGAAGAAGCTGTTGCATGTAACACTTAATCTGCAACCCAGTGCACAAACAACACATATCAACCGCAAGAAAAGATTAGTCAACCATCCTGCTACTACAATAAAAATAGGATCAGAAGGATGAAAAGACCTGTGCTTCAGTGAATTTGACCCCAGGTCGTGCTGCAATCCCTGCAAGATCATGCTCCATGTATTCAAAGACAAGGTATAAGCTGCCCGAAACCCTCGATGTAATCAGACCTTCAAGCTTCATGATATTGGGGTGATCAAGCCTACGCAAAATAAGAATTTCTCTCGCCATAAAACGCACACTTTCTGGATCCATATTGGCAAATCGCACCTTCTTCAGTGCAACTATTTTGTTTGAATCAAGATCACGGGCTCTGTACACACTGCTGTAAGTTCCTTGTCCAATCTGCATTATACGCAGAACAGAAAAAAATCACTAGAAATAGGACTAAAACAAAATGTCCTTAATGTGGACACCGACAAGAGAGGAGTAGTTTCAAACTTCTTGGTTTCATGTGGTTCTCACAAACAAGGTATCAATGCAACAGTGAGCATAGATGGGATCCATTAGTATTGTAGGCTTTGTAGCTGAAAACTTCAATAAGAAGTAGAtagttttagattttttttttttttttttttttttgcagtatGAGTGCATCTAACCTACTTTAAAATCTTGATATGCATGATAAATTTACTATCAGAATGCTATTAAATTTACCATCAGAATGTGCAAGCATATATATCTCCTTACAAATAAAAATCTACTGACACCACCTGACAACAATTGTAAGCAAAACAATCTGACAAATTAAGACTTTTCTAAAGCATGTCACCAAAAAACTAAATGCGCATTATGCTCTTGGTACAAACTTAAAGCAAAATTCCAAAACAAAccccaaaattttaatttactcCGAAAAGTAAATGAAAAGAATCAGAGATTCACAATAAACATGTAATATTCACAcctgaaattttttaaatgtagGAGACGTAATACATTGTTATTAAACGAGAGGATTACAGATataaaagcaaacaaacagACCTTCTCTAATTTCTCGAATGAGTCTGCCTTGAGAGGCACCCATCCATTAATCGCTTCACCTGCCACTGCAGTCAGCCAAGAAGGCCATCCAGCAATAACTTGTGCACCTCTTTCTCCATTTCTTACGCTGGTTATCCTAGTCAGCCCAGACGGTAACTTTCCCCCACTTGCCCCACCCTCCATGAAGGGTTTTGTGGGTTTCTCAGCAACCACCATCTTCTTCTCCCCTTCATCCGATGAAATAGGAGTTGACCCTGCATTGTCTTCTTTGCGGGGATTGATTATCAACCGTGCAGTTGCATCAGCCCCAACTGCAGCTTCTGACCGTTTTGAAGActtgtttgatttttgttctttgtCTCTACGATGATTCTCAGAAACGTACTGATTGGCTGACCTTCCTTTAGAGCAAATGCAGCCCATTATTCGACTTCACAGTCCCTTATTCCAACAAGAATACTGCAAAATCATCTATTTCCCAGTGCAAAACGCCATTTCTCAGGCCGAGATTTTTGCAGCGAAAGCATGTAATCCGATCAGCATTGCATCACCACTTTCAACTGATCAATAACTTAACTTCTCCAATCAACAACTTCTATATAATGAATGCACCCTTCGATTAGTTCTTGAATACGAAATGCACGACCAGCAGTTCAACTCAAATTTCTACAAaccaagggaaatggaaaaagtaTAACTCACAAAAGAATCCAGATCTCCGAATCGACGGTTCTAAACGAATACCTACCAAGAACAACAAAAGTATAACTCACAAAAGAACCCAGATCCCCAAATTCAAGAAAACTCCACCAATGCCAACAACCCAATGAGGGGATTTCTCCACACTACCAGTTGATATTAAGAATCACCTAATGCCAAATTCACAAATTACAAAAACCCAGATCGAAGACAAGTCGTTCAATCAAAATCAACCCCAAGCAGGAAACTTTTTGTCAAAAAAGGCCAACGCTTTTTATCCAGTGggaattagagagagagagagagagagagagagagagagatggaatcAAACCTGCAGAAAGAATGTGAATTGGGGAATCAGGCAATGCAGAACGGAATCAAATGGCGGAAAAGGAACAACAGAGCGACGTGACTAAGTAGCGAAAAGTTCTGGGGCCAATGTGGTTAATTCCATAAATAGAAAAGGTAGGTAAATTCCAACGAAAGCCATCCAAGACTATTACTTTGAATGGCAAATATTTACCCTTTTGGGAAATTCAAATGTGGGTTATGACAGACGAGCAACGGGgagattctagagagagagaggggggggagggggagagatTTTAGGATCTGGAATTACGATGAGCCAGCCAACGATATTGAACTCGGAAGAGGCAGAGCTCTCTCAGACACCATTCCACTCTGTTTTCTTCAACAAAGAAACCGAGCAAGTTTTATTTGCTTTGCTTTCTGTTATTGgtagttttagagagagagagagggagggagaaagGGAGAGGGAGAACTTAAAATTTACGTTCGAACAAGAGGCGAAGAGAGCGACATacagaaggaagagagagagagagggataccACACGGGTAGAGAGTTGAGGTTCTGCAACGTGGCGACATGTGGGTCCAAGATTATTGGTCCCACAGGAAGATGAATGGGACAGGACTAGTCAAGGTCTAGAGCATTTTTACTTACCACCATTTAGTGTGGTATATGCTCATTATCTtatttatcatcgttagatgaatttgaattacgagattcgtgtagtggataagcacaaatctcaaaattcaaactcatttaacaaTTATAAATACAATAGTAAGTATACACCATACTAAAtggtgatgagcaaaaatacacTCGTCAAGGTCCATGCTGTctttcttaaaattttatatcGTTTTAAAATtcgtctaattttttttaatatttttttaaatcgaGTAATTGGTAACTGTTAGACAAAAGAACATGACATAATGAATCTCATTCCCATAACTAcgttttcaaaattgaaatccaaatttaattaaatgaagGGGGTGTATGGATAATGGTGCAAACAAAGAGGAATTGTACAAAAATCCGAATAAACATAAAATTGTCAAACCTTCGTCTCAAAAATTGGAGCCAAGACCTCAAAATTCATGACTATTGTATAGTTCTAGTTGATGGACATTTCAACTAAGTTTTCCTCTCCCAGGTAAAATGTTCTCCACTTAACCCAGTTCACTGATCTGATTTAGCATTATCACGGCCTTCATTCTTACATTCATGTGTATTCCTTTTAGTTGGCTCATAgtctttgcattctttgaggcaAGCACGACACATTGAAAACCCAAAAGTCCTCGGTCATTAAGACATAAAAAATAACTTAATCGAACCATCATCTTAATTGTTTGATTTAGAGATTTCgcaaaaatttacaaaatctcTACACATACATTGTCTATTGACAGCCTCTAACAGTAGCACGCATGCAATCATCTTTCCTCACAAATCTTCTCTTGGCATTAAGACTGAAAGAAATACTCGAGCCAAATCATGTGTTGGCGTGTCCAAACGTCTCTGGAAACAGtggaaacaaaatttcaaaggaAGGCTTTGAGCAATTTCTTCTTTTGCTTTGACCAGATCCTACCATCTCCCTTCAACATACCTTTAATTTAGCAGAATATCCAATCAATTCAATCCTAAATACCAAACGAAGACTAAATTTTGACGTGCAAGATGCACTAAGAAGAAATTCGTGTCAAACCCTTGAAATTAGCTCAACATGACCTTTGGCTGGTGGCGACTAACAAAGTCATTGTTGAACATGAACAGTCTGAACACCCCTCTAATTACGGAGAGATTTTCTCATGTCACCGAACATAGCAAACATTTATTGTACGACGATATGACTAGTATTAAATCTTGGTTGCATGAGAGAATCTCTCCTAATTATGGCTCCCCTCTTCAGCTCAATAATAACAGTAAGTAAATTACCATCACGACGTACTAATCTACAACAATGGCGTCTTGGTGACAAACCAAAGATTCAAAAGCAATCACGAAGAAGCTCACAACAGAAATTACTAGCGGAAAGCAGCGTCTCAGTGTCAAACCAAAGATTCAAAAGCAATCACGAAGAAGCTTATTGGCGAAAAGTACACCGTAACTGTCTTTCTTCGGCAACTTTTGATGACTGCAAGTTTTACATTATGCTCAAAAGTCCAAACGCAGGAAACCCATATGAACCGAAACAACCTAGAAAGTCCTCGAGTATTTTCTAATTTCGTACATGATTGACGGTATGGACACTAGATCCTTGTTGAGAGCAGACCCACCAACAACCCTCTTTATGCAATCCGAGAGCCTAGTGTAATAGAGCAAGAGCTGAGTCAATGCCGCCCTCAAGATCTCCATACCACACAAGAAGTTGCTGAAAGAAGTTATGACGTCTTTGTGCATCAGTTCGATTGCAGCTTTCCATCTACTTGCAAAGTCCTTCACGAGGGGCTCAACCTCCGCAACAGTTATAGGCTTCTCAGAACTAGCGCTTGGATCCTCCGCTGATAAGGAAATTGCAAATAAGTACATTAATATAAAGAGACTAGAAGGGTATAAGACGCCAAAGCATTATTCATCAAAATACTTACAAGCTCGGGTTTTAACAAACTTGATTAAATCGCCAAAATGCTCTAGTAGTAGTTCTTCCTGCAAGGAGAGAGGTGAAAGCTTAAAACAAAAGAAGCAAAGCAAAACCATATACTGtaaagggaagaaagaacaaaagAGGCTATACGTTTGCGTTATTTCTCCCATTCTCATCATTTTGATTACAAGATACTGGTAAGTAAGAGAAAGCATTTGATTGGCTAATGGCTATAAAACctaatttcttcttaatttaAAAACATATAATCTATAACCAATTAACTTTCCCCTTGAAGCTTcctgggtgaattaaaggaaaTAACTGTTTCCACTGATGCAAATCGTTATCCCTTCCTATCCATGAAAAACGGACCATTACTTTTATAAGTAAAATCAACTTTTATCAACTTCATACTTTTACTTGATATGCTTCCATTTATGTTCTTGTTAAAAGCTTCTAAAGAATACGCAAGCAATACCGAAGTTCCATATCAAATATGAATTAGAAAGATAAAATGTTTAGCTGATACCCAAACTCATATAATGCAACCTTCAATTTGCACCAAAACATTATCTGCAAGATAGATAGCACGACCAGGCACTTACCACAAATAATGCCGTGTTGCTTTTCAGAAGTTCCTCAAAGTGCATTTGAATTTTACCACCTTCTGGATCAGCTTCCTAgtattcaaatgacaaaaattgtaaaaacagCAGCAGCCAAAGCATGCAACTGATACAACTGAGCATGTTCAAGAAATTTTGCCAGACGCTTAAATTTCACCTTCATGTTGATATAGATTCCTTGATgttccttttcaattttgaaaagacAAAAGAAACTAGAAATTGAGTTTACCTTCAACAGAGCAATCGTCATATCATAATTGTTTATCAGAAACACGGTTTGTAGTTTTGGTTTTGGAAATGATTTAGCAAGCTTGATAAGCAAGTCGTCAATAGCCATTCTCAGTCGCTCCAAATTTAATTCAAGCTGCGAATCATGAAAGGATAATTAAGCCCATGAAGTGATCAAGAATCTTACTGAGCATTAAGTTTTTAAGTTCATTTTCTATATCTAACCTGCCCATCTCCATATTCCACATTGAGGTGGATAAGTGAAGCTGTAAATTCAGCATAACGCCTCATGACATAGTGAGGATGAACATCATCTTCCCACAATGTCTTCACATTTGCATTCTGCAGACTGTTTAGATGCAGGTCAAACACCATCTTAAAGCGAGGCCATAGGGCAATATTGACCTGTTAATGTTTCAAATCAGACGGCAAAGTCATTACATGCATTTATGATATAAAAGCCCAATACAAGCTGTGCTTTCAATATGATCCACTTGAAGAAACATAAGTCAATACTAGCAATTTGTAACTCTCTCTTTACATTTACCTATCGTCAACCATCTAAGAATACACGAAAATGCATGCAGAATGCAGATGACAAGATTAGAACGCAGACAAATTAAGGACACAAACCTTATCAAGGTATGAGTCCAAGCATGGAATACGCCGCCTAGACATAATGAGCtgcaaaggaaggaaaaagaatCAGAAATAGAATATCTTCTAGCAAACGCACCACAGAACACAGGTTGAGGGTCTCATTAGAATGAGAATTGTCCAACACTTTCTGTTCAACATCTATAGCCAAGTGACATGTGGCTATGCCACATAGTATGCACAATATGACCATGTCATGAGTTTGTGGTACAAACTACAAAGTAAGAACACTCACATCAGGACCAAACCTAGAAAAAAAATGCAGACAATATGGAGGCCCAAAAAAGTTAACTGATATTTAAAACTATTTGGTTTATTTATATAAGAAAGTTAGAAGCACAAGGAATACAAGAAGCATGGACAAGTAGTCCATGAAACAcctcaaaaaacaaaagaaacacgACAAATTAATGAGAAAACCTAGACCAACATACAGACAACCAGATTAAATAACAACTCTGGACATGATTAAACTCCTTTACAAAAAATATGATCATAGGAACTGGAACACTACCTGGTGCTGGTGTATTATGCGAATCATAAGCATTACCCCAATAGCATCGTAACAATTTGGAAGTATTGAATTGAAGTGCTCGTCAATTACAGAAAATGGGCCTGGCATTAAAAAACATTAGAAGTCATCAAAATGaaccaaattttcaaaaagaaGCACAGTGAGATCTTCAAAAGATCCAAAGTGATCATCTGAATCTAAACACAGTCACCAGTAATGCTTTAAAATTTGGGAGAAGTTTATGCTCTTTGTACTTATAATCAGTATGCATTTTGCCAAATATTTAACCATAAAAAGATGAATTAAGAATAGCCGTCAGATTTACCTgcaaaaatttcataaaatatgGATTCTTCACCAAAGAAATCATCGCAGAAATGATACCTGCATATAGGAGGGGAaaattgtgaaaacaaataTCACTATTTGATCAATTTTCCATTAGCATTTTAGAAACCATTAATGAGGAGCAGAGGCAAACTCTAGCGTACTCGGAAGTAGCAGTATCCATAAGTAGCTTGTGCAAGCTCCTGAAAAGGACCTCGTATGGATACTTGATGTTGCTGGCTTCAGCTATATGTGGAATCAATGCAGGTTCCTCAATTTCCTGGTAGATAGCAAAATTCAAACATGACATGTTTTTTTACGTGCAAGATATATAAAGAAAATGCCATTATAAGAAAACTAACAATAACTGCCCATTACAAAATCATCATCTATCACATTTATACCAATTGAACATATAAAAATGGAGTATAAGACAAAGTATAACAATCcttatcaaaattaaaatactcaCAATTAAAGATGTCATTTGTCACAATACACTACATTTACAGTGTTGCCTGTTTTTAGACAGCCAATTCCAACCATT of the Pyrus communis chromosome 1, drPyrComm1.1, whole genome shotgun sequence genome contains:
- the LOC137744399 gene encoding probable serine/threonine-protein kinase At1g09600, whose translation is MGCICSKGRSANQYVSENHRRDKEQKSNKSSKRSEAAVGADATARLIINPRKEDNAGSTPISSDEGEKKMVVAEKPTKPFMEGGASGGKLPSGLTRITSVRNGERGAQVIAGWPSWLTAVAGEAINGWVPLKADSFEKLEKIGQGTYSSVYRARDLDSNKIVALKKVRFANMDPESVRFMAREILILRRLDHPNIMKLEGLITSRVSGSLYLVFEYMEHDLAGIAARPGVKFTEAQIKCYMQQLLRGLEHCYSHGILHRDIKGSNLLIDHYGNLKIADFGLATFYRPRQKQPLTSRVVTLWYRPPELLLGSTDYGVAVDLWSAGCILAELFAGKPIMPGRTEVEQLHKIFKLCGSPSEEYWKRSKLPHATIFKPAHPYKRCVAETFKDFPRSALALLEVLLDVEPEGRGTASSALQSEFFTSLPLPCDPSSLPKYPPSKEFDAKLRDEEARRRKAAGGKGGSSKDSKAVPASDANAIQRQGQANPKSISEKYNPEEDSGSGFPIEPPKGAAPNAFSHSGQSVHPSAFGSLQSGHSKNGAEFSRQKSYMYRGAAQSSRFSNSASVRSGSRFDGNIESANPHWPEERMNGRYNYLDNGDSSAKHDWSRHFLERPRSSHKKDEQPSGKESAMGYANKKNRIHYSGPLMPPGGNIGEMLKEHEKQIQHAVRKARLDKTKTKKANSDNGQTESLLQHVRNGR
- the LOC137713487 gene encoding vacuolar protein sorting-associated protein 52 A-like; the protein is MAYVSSNKEGDSYDVSNGDAQKTVFDLGAFVGDLTVEEDASSDDISLEGLQQELEECKHDDVVANILSKGTKLREHTKGVENNIRQVELDSIQDYIKESDNLVSLHDQIRDCDSILSQMETLLSGFQSEIGSISSDIKILQEKSMDMGLKLKNRKVAESKLAKFVEDIIVPPRMVDIIVEGEVNDEYMRTLEILSKKLKFVEVDLMVKTSKALKDVQPELEKLRQKAVSKVFDFIVQKLYALRKPKTNIQILQQNILLKYKYVVSFLKEHGKDVYIEVRGAYIDTMNKVLSAHFRAYIQALEKLQLDIATSSDLIGVETRNTSLFLRGREPLKNRSAVFALGERRKILKEIEEPALIPHIAEASNIKYPYEVLFRSLHKLLMDTATSEYHFCDDFFGEESIFYEIFAGPFSVIDEHFNSILPNCYDAIGVMLMIRIIHQHQLIMSRRRIPCLDSYLDKVNIALWPRFKMVFDLHLNSLQNANVKTLWEDDVHPHYVMRRYAEFTASLIHLNVEYGDGQLELNLERLRMAIDDLLIKLAKSFPKPKLQTVFLINNYDMTIALLKEADPEGGKIQMHFEELLKSNTALFVEELLLEHFGDLIKFVKTRASEDPSASSEKPITVAEVEPLVKDFASRWKAAIELMHKDVITSFSNFLCGMEILRAALTQLLLYYTRLSDCIKRVVGGSALNKDLVSIPSIMYEIRKYSRTF